From the Cucumis sativus cultivar 9930 chromosome 5, Cucumber_9930_V3, whole genome shotgun sequence genome, the window AAGAGGACAATTTTTGACagtaagaaaattaaataatatatggtaCTAAATCTTTCCTCAACTAGAGAGttaattgttgttgttgttactGGAGGAGAGAGTTTTGTGTTTACTTTTCTCCCAACTTGTTTTTTAagaacattttcttcttctctctttggAATGTCCATTATTGTGTGGAATGTTCTTATGTTATGATCAATAATTGGAATTTGGATGAATCGAGGAAGCTAGGGAGTGACTTTCATTTTACTTGCGAAACCTTTCAATCTTCTCTATCTAACTATTATTACTACTATTCCAGAGAGAAACAACTAGGTTGAAGTAATATATTTGGATGCACTTATTTCTATGTTGTTGATCTCAAATACaaactagaaaaaatatatattcttttaagaaaaaacaaaagaaacaagtgTTCGTCATATTATTACATTCTAGTTCGTCGTGTACAAAAATATtcagaagaatgaagaaaaagaaaaaggaaatggttGAGTCTTGAACTCTCAGatgagaagagagaagaaccAAAACaatgagagaagaaaaacaacactattttcataaatggttttcaaacaACACtgttttgataaatattcTCTGAAAGTgctatattaatataattccCTCGTTTGGGGTGTACTTTAGTCTATTTGGAATTATAGGAACACTGTTATTTGAAATGTTCTAATAAGAGAGAATTAGAATagtaaataattgtttttactaaataaaatCTGAACAAAAAATGAGTATGACCAATCAAAATCGATGTTGTGAAGATTTCCCTTTGCATCTTCTTTCATAACGTATCTttatcagaaaaaaaaaaggttagttTGCTAGTGATGAGGTAAAATGATCCACGTTGGACATAAAAATGCGGTTTATATTgactttttaagtgtttaaaaacacttttttacATCTAGAAACACCGATTTAAACACCAAACACACTCAAACGCAAGTAGTTGAcattattctttaaattttgttatttctgtTTATTTGGTTTGTGAACAGTAGCACTTTTGGatccatttaaaaaagatttagttttagttttgacCTAAACAACCTATGATTTGTTTTGATCAACCCAACACGAAAAAGTAGATTTAACAggttaaaataagaaaaagttaggctaaaaatatgtttaaggTAAGTAGACAAATACATTTTATGTCAAGTCTTTTAGCCTGAAAAGTAACAactcttattttattgacCTGGTCTCTTGTAGTTATATTTTTAGGACATTTGTTAGTTCATCCTCATTGACCAAAACTTAATAAGAATTAAAGTTGAAGTTAGATAAATAAAACCTAGAAGTTAAAATTTCGAAGTGAAATTACCTCAGGAGTACTTTCAAGAAGAACCCCTTTTAATTTACTTGTAACCCACACGAGAGTAACCTTTGTCATCAACCTTGGCATCGTTTacgaagaaaagaaagaagaatagatttaaatttctttatatatataatttcaccCGGTTCCTTTTTCCATAATGTGTGTGGTCAGTTTCGTTGTTTGTCTACATAActttaatgatttaaattgattgttGTGGATAACATGTAATATCAttatataaacataataaattGAGGATCCAATGCCTCTTTTATCTAATGCTTTTAGAGAGTTATTGATCATTAATGTTATATTATTCTAATCTGCACACACTGTTATTGTATAATACTTTGATATTTgatcaactatatatatattagcaTATAACAACCCCTTGATTAACCTAActacctatatatatattattaattattcatttagtGGTTGTTTTAGTGATATTTTACTCAAATTAACAACTTGAATGTAATAATATAGAGTAGAATAAGCCTTACGTTTTCCCACACAACCAAcacatattttattcaaaactttcaaaaaagtgatttattttcatcacatatatattaataatccATGTATCCTCTGTTAATATTCATTAACTTAAACAAAAAGCTTACTATATACTTAGCTTCCACATTGGCCACACCCCACgtacttcaaaaaaaaagaaagaattataGCATTCACCTCTCTagctaatatatatagaaaaatcttCGGAGATCAGGTCACTACAATGTGAATATAACAGATTTACACCATTAGATCACGTTGGATTCAGATGGATATGTGTGTCTTCTAATAACCACTACTTATATCCTATAGAACATCAAAGTACGGATACTCTCTCGCcacattattcaaattatcAGTATATGTCTCAACCTCTAGAGTAACTGATTTAAGAGAGAACACAACCTTTTGGGTTATACATAATATGGTTCTTGATATGGATAATAGTAATGAGTTGTGGGGTAAGAATAGAAGGTTGTGTAAGCCTTATCCCAGTCAATTTGCTCAATTTTGGGTTGagattcttctttctttgcatcttctttctcttgtCCAACACTAATAATATTAGCACATGGCCAAAcctttcttacttttttaaCAATCTTAATTGGATCTGTAGTTCCAATCActgtgattttgttttcttctgcTGCCATTGATACAACACCTGCAAGTTCAG encodes:
- the LOC105435437 gene encoding heavy metal-associated isoprenylated plant protein 39, which translates into the protein MMKVVLNVEMRDLKTKKKVLGAVSGLLGVVSMAAEENKITVIGTTDPIKIVKKVRKVWPCANIISVGQEKEDAKKEESQPKIEQIDWDKAYTTFYSYPTTHYYYPYQEPYYV